The proteins below come from a single Tsuneonella deserti genomic window:
- the ccoP gene encoding cytochrome-c oxidase, cbb3-type subunit III: protein MKTVANKRIDEPTGTETVGHEWDGIEELDTPMPRWWLWTLYATIVWGIIYVVLYPAWPLLRTGTEGVLGWSSRGQLAQEMRAENQRRAPTLTALSRVPIERLPDDSRLMRAAVEGGRAAFRVNCVQCHGSGAAGGNGYPNLNDDDWLWGGDLRAIEYTLVHGVRQPGVESTRNSMMPAFGRDGLLTPAEISTVADQVLSFSGKAKPTAAGATLYENNCASCHGPQGKGLREFGAPNLADAIWLYGSGKGRIVQQISNPRMGVMPAWGGRLDPVTIKMLAAYVHSLGGGEDFVEVAKDPAVAVDEQP, encoded by the coding sequence ATGAAGACGGTGGCGAATAAGCGGATCGACGAACCAACCGGCACCGAGACCGTCGGTCACGAATGGGACGGGATCGAGGAACTCGACACGCCCATGCCGCGCTGGTGGCTGTGGACGCTCTACGCCACAATCGTCTGGGGCATCATCTACGTCGTCCTTTATCCTGCCTGGCCGCTACTGCGCACGGGTACCGAAGGCGTGCTCGGCTGGTCCAGCCGCGGTCAGCTCGCACAGGAAATGCGTGCCGAGAACCAGCGCCGCGCCCCCACCCTGACTGCGCTTTCGCGGGTGCCGATCGAGCGACTGCCCGACGACAGCCGGCTGATGCGCGCCGCCGTGGAAGGCGGCCGGGCGGCATTCCGCGTGAACTGCGTGCAGTGCCATGGTTCCGGCGCGGCAGGCGGCAACGGCTATCCCAACCTCAACGACGACGACTGGCTTTGGGGCGGGGACCTCAGGGCGATCGAGTACACGCTGGTCCACGGCGTGCGCCAGCCGGGCGTGGAGAGCACCCGCAATTCCATGATGCCCGCCTTCGGGCGTGACGGCTTGCTGACGCCTGCGGAAATCTCGACGGTCGCCGACCAGGTGCTGTCCTTCAGCGGCAAGGCGAAGCCGACAGCGGCCGGAGCGACGCTGTATGAGAACAACTGCGCAAGCTGCCATGGCCCGCAAGGCAAGGGTCTGCGCGAATTCGGCGCGCCAAACCTCGCCGATGCGATCTGGCTCTACGGCAGCGGCAAGGGCCGTATCGTGCAGCAGATCAGCAACCCGCGCATGGGCGTGATGCCGGCCTGGGGCGGACGCCTCGACCCGGTGACGATCAAGATGCTGGCGGCCTATGTCCACTCGCTGGGCGGCGGCGAAGATTTCGTGGAGGTCGCCAAGGATCCGGCGGTCGCGGTCGATGAACAACCCTGA
- the ccoG gene encoding cytochrome c oxidase accessory protein CcoG, with product MNNPEHPRTEESPGKPNKPVSLTVAQPDTGNLRHEPHEPPREDLPELFEKRRAIFPQAVHGFYRNVKYVVMAITLGIYYATPWIRWDRGPYAPDQAVLVDIANRRFYMFGIEIWPHEFYFVAGLLIMAGIGLFLITSAVGRAWCGYSCPQTVWTDLFQHVDRLVDGDRNAQARLARAPWGPEKIVKRGIKWSIYLLISFWTGGAWIMYFADAPTLVRDFWSGQAAPVAYITVAILTFTTFTLGGFLREQFCIYMCPWPRIQSAMMDERSLTVTYKDWRGEPRGSVKKAQKDPQHYGDCIDCLQCVSVCPTGIDIREGPQIGCITCALCIDACDRVMAEVGRPRGLIDYVTLEDSKREAAGEPRRLPWRNLVRPRTVIYLGGWSAIGLAMLFMLGTRSHLDLSAAADRNPPFMLMSDGSVRNAYTLKVRNMESRPRALEIALDGLPGAAMWNDEESRNSAARSMRINAAPDATRTVRVYVIAPPETAAQEFRFRLRSLDKEAASDEAQIQFAAPGGQDQ from the coding sequence ATGAACAACCCTGAGCACCCGAGAACCGAAGAAAGCCCTGGCAAGCCGAACAAGCCCGTCAGCCTGACGGTCGCGCAGCCGGATACGGGCAACCTGCGGCACGAGCCGCACGAGCCGCCGCGCGAGGACTTGCCGGAGTTGTTCGAGAAACGTCGCGCAATCTTCCCGCAGGCGGTCCACGGGTTCTACCGCAACGTGAAGTACGTGGTCATGGCGATCACGCTCGGCATATACTACGCGACCCCGTGGATCCGCTGGGACCGCGGGCCCTATGCGCCCGACCAGGCAGTGCTGGTCGATATCGCCAACCGGCGGTTCTACATGTTCGGCATCGAAATCTGGCCGCACGAATTCTATTTCGTCGCCGGCCTGCTGATCATGGCGGGCATCGGCCTGTTCCTGATCACCAGCGCGGTCGGCCGCGCATGGTGCGGTTACAGCTGCCCGCAGACGGTGTGGACCGACCTGTTCCAGCATGTCGACCGGCTGGTCGACGGCGACCGCAACGCGCAGGCGCGGCTGGCGCGCGCGCCGTGGGGGCCGGAGAAGATCGTCAAGCGCGGCATCAAGTGGTCGATCTACCTGCTGATCAGTTTCTGGACCGGCGGCGCGTGGATCATGTACTTCGCGGACGCGCCCACGCTGGTGCGCGACTTCTGGTCGGGCCAGGCGGCGCCGGTGGCGTATATCACGGTCGCCATCCTCACCTTTACCACCTTCACGCTGGGCGGGTTCCTGCGCGAACAGTTCTGTATCTACATGTGCCCCTGGCCGCGCATCCAGTCGGCGATGATGGACGAGCGCTCGCTGACGGTCACCTACAAGGACTGGCGCGGCGAACCGCGCGGCAGCGTCAAGAAGGCGCAGAAGGATCCCCAGCACTACGGCGACTGCATCGACTGCCTGCAGTGCGTATCGGTCTGTCCGACCGGCATCGACATTCGCGAAGGACCGCAAATCGGCTGCATCACCTGCGCCCTGTGCATCGACGCCTGCGACCGGGTGATGGCCGAAGTGGGCCGACCGCGCGGGCTGATCGATTACGTCACGCTCGAGGACAGCAAGCGCGAAGCCGCCGGCGAGCCTCGGAGGCTGCCGTGGCGCAACCTCGTTCGGCCGCGCACGGTCATCTATCTCGGCGGATGGAGCGCGATAGGTCTGGCGATGCTGTTCATGCTCGGCACCCGCAGCCATCTCGATCTCTCCGCCGCTGCCGACCGCAACCCGCCATTCATGCTCATGAGCGACGGATCGGTGCGCAACGCCTACACCCTCAAGGTGCGCAACATGGAAAGCCGCCCGCGCGCGCTGGAGATCGCGCTCGACGGCCTGCCCGGCGCAGCCATGTGGAACGACGAGGAATCGCGGAACTCGGCCGCCCGCTCGATGCGCATCAATGCGGCGCCCGACGCCACCCGAACGGTGCGCGTCTACGTCATCGCGCCGCCCGAGAC
- a CDS encoding cbb3-type cytochrome c oxidase subunit 3, whose protein sequence is MSDHSTYEALRHFADSWGLLAMLLVFAGLIAWPFRPGARPRNDEAAHVIFKDEDGGE, encoded by the coding sequence GTGAGCGATCACTCGACCTACGAGGCGCTGCGGCACTTTGCCGACAGCTGGGGGCTTCTGGCCATGCTGCTGGTCTTCGCCGGGCTGATCGCCTGGCCATTCCGCCCCGGCGCGCGCCCGCGCAACGACGAAGCGGCCCACGTTATTTTCAAGGATGAAGACGGTGGCGAATAA